One window from the genome of Saimiri boliviensis isolate mSaiBol1 chromosome 2, mSaiBol1.pri, whole genome shotgun sequence encodes:
- the DOLK gene encoding dolichol kinase, with amino-acid sequence MTRECTSPAPGPGAPLSGSVLAETAVVFAVVLSIHAAVWDRYSWCAVALAVQAFYVQYKWDRLLQQGSAVFQFRMSANSGLLPASMVMPLFGLVMKERCQAAGNPFFERFGIVVAATGMAVALFSSVLALGITRPVPTNTCVILGLAGGVIIYIMKHSLSVGEVIEVLEVLLIFVYLNMILLYLLPRCFTPGEALLVLGGISFVLNQLIKRSLTLVESQGDPVDFFLLVVVVGMVLMGIFFSTLFVFMDSGTWASSIFFHLMTCVLGLGVVLPWLHRLIRRNPLLWLLQFLFQTDTRIYLLAYWSLLATLACLVVLYQNAKRSSSESKKHQAPTIARKYFHLIVVATYIPGIIFDRPLLYVAATVCLAVFIFLEYVRYFRIKPLGHTLRSLLSLFLDERDSGPLILTHIYLLLGMSLPIWLIPRPCTQKGSLGGARALVPYAGVLAVGVGDTVASVFGSTMGEIRWPGTKKTFEGTMTSIFAQIISVALILIFDSGVDLNYSYAWILGSISTVSLLEAYTTQIDNLLLPLYLLILLMA; translated from the coding sequence ATGACCCGAGAATGCACGTCTCCGGCCCCGGGGCCTGGGGCTCCGCTGAGTGGATCGGTGTTGGCAGAGACGGCAGTAGTATTTGCAGTGGTGCTGAGCATCCACGCAGCCGTATGGGACCGATACTCGTGGTGCGCCGTGGCCCTCGCAGTGCAGGCCTTCTATGTCCAATACAAGTGGGACCGGCTGCTACAGCAGGGGAGCGCCGTCTTTCAGTTCCGAATGTCCGCAAACAGTGGCCTACTGCCCGCCTCCATGGTCATGCCTTTGTTTGGACTAGTCATGAAAGAGCGGTGCCAGGCTGCGGGGAACCCGTTCTTCGAGCGTTTTGGCATTGTGGTCGCAGCCACTGGCATggcagtggccctcttctcatcaGTGTTGGCGCTGGGCATCACTCGCCCAGTGCCAACTAACACCTGTGTCATCTTGGGCTTGGCTGGAGGTGTTATCATTTATATCATGAAGCACTCGCTGAGCGTGGGGGAGGTGATCGAAGTCCTGGAAGTCCTGCTGATCTTCGTTTATCTCAACATGATCCTGCTGTACCTGCTGCCCCGCTGCTTCACCCCTGGTGAAGCGCTGCTGGTATTGGGTGGCATTAGCTTTGTCCTCAACCAGCTCATCAAGCGCTCTCTGACACTGGTGGAAAGCCAGGGGGATCCAGTGGATTTCTTCCTGCTGGTGGTGGTAGTAGGGATGGTACTCATGGGCATCTTCTTCAGCACTCTCTTTGTTTTCATGGACTCAGGCACCTGGGCCTCCTCTATCTTCTTCCACCTCATGACCTGTGTGCTGGGCCTTGGTGTGGTCCTACCCTGGCTGCACCGGCTCATCCGCAGGAACCCCCTGCTCTGGCTTCTTCAGTTCCTCTTCCAGACAGATACCCGGATCTACCTCCTAGCCTATTGGTCTCTGctggccaccttggcctgccTGGTAGTGCTGTATCAGAATGCCAAGCGGTCATCGTCTGAGTCCAAGAAGCACCAGGCCCCCACCATTGCCCGAAAGTATTTCCACCTCATTGTGGTAGCCACCTACATCCCAGGTATCATCTTTGACCGGCCACTGCTCTATGTAGCTGCCACTGTATGTCTGGCAGTCTTCATCTTCCTCGAGTATGTGCGCTACTTCCGCATCAAGCCCCTGGGTCACACTCTTCGGAGCCTCCTGTCCCTTTTTCTGGATGAACGAGACAGTGGACCACTCATTCTGACACACATCTACCTGCTCCTGGGCATGTCTCTTCCCATCTGGCTGATTCCCAGACCCTGCACACAGAAGGGTAGCCTGGGGGGAGCCAGGGCCCTCGTCCCCTATGCCGGTGTCCTGGCAGTGGGTGTGGGTGATACTGTGGCCTCCGTCTTCGGTAGCACTATGGGGGAGATCCGCTGGCCTGGAACCAAAAAGACTTTTGAGGGGACAATGACATCTATATTTGCGCAGATCATTTCTGTAGCTCTGATCTTAATCTTTGACAGTGGAGTGGACCTTAACTACAGTTACGCTTGGATTTTGGGATCCATCAGCACTGTGTCCCTCCTGGAAGCATACACCACACAGATAGACaatctcctcctgcctctctacCTCCTGATATTGCTGATGGCCTAG